A single Halarcobacter anaerophilus DNA region contains:
- a CDS encoding FeoB-associated Cys-rich membrane protein, which translates to MENFILVIIALLALYYIFKKTFKSGGCNCGDKNCSSKK; encoded by the coding sequence ATGGAAAATTTTATATTGGTAATAATTGCTCTGTTGGCACTATATTATATATTTAAAAAAACATTTAAAAGTGGCGGTTGTAATTGCGGAGACAAGAATTGTTCTTCAAAAAAATAG